The following proteins are co-located in the Athene noctua chromosome 16, bAthNoc1.hap1.1, whole genome shotgun sequence genome:
- the TFAP2C gene encoding transcription factor AP-2 gamma isoform X2, with translation MLWKLADNVKYEEDCEDRHDGSSNGNPRLPHLSAVSQHLYSPAPPLSHSGASDFQPPYFPPPYQPLPYSQSSDPYSHLGDPFSINPLHQPPPPPPSQQQSAWPNRQSQDPAGLAPHGRPGLVPHLSALESGSAGGRRETYRRSELLLPHGHGLDASALADNLGLHDMAHQMEEVQNVEDQHLLMHDQTVIRKGPISLTKNSALSLPCQKDGLIGVVINPNEVFCSVPGRLSLLSSTSKYKVTVAEVQRRLSPPECLNASLLGGVLRRAKSKNGGRSLREKLDKIGLNLPAGRRKAANVTLLTSLVEGEAVHLARDFGYVCETEFPSKAVAEYLTRPHMGRNEMANRKNMLLAAKQICKEFTDLLTQDRTPLGNTRPSPILDPGIQGCLTHFSLITHGFGSAAICAAMTSVQNYLNEALKIADKTYMNAGDQSPAETNKTIDKMDKHRK, from the exons GACCGGCACGATGGGAGCAGCAACGGGAACCCGCGGCTCCCGCACCTCTCGGCGGTCAGCCAGCACCTGTACAGCCCGGCTCCGCCGCTCTCCCACTCGGGCGCCTCCGACTTCCAGCCCCCCTACTTCCCCCCCCCGTACCAGCCGCTGCCTTACTCCCAGTCCAGCGACCCCTACTCCCACCTCGGGGACCCCTTCTCCATCAACCCGCTCcaccagccgccgccgccgccccccagccagcagcagagcgCCTGGCCCAACCGGCAGAGCCAGGACCCGGCCGGCCTCGCCCCCCACGGCCGCCCCGGCCTCGTCCCCCACCTCTCGGCGCTGGAGAGCGGCTCCGCCGGCGGCCGCAGGGAAACGTACCGCCGCTCCgagctcctcctgccccacggcCACGGCCTGGACGCCTCCGCGCTGGCCGATAACCTGGGCCTGCACGACATGGCTCACCAGATGGAGGAGGTGCAG AATGTGGAAGATCAACACTTATTAATGCATGACCAGACGGTCATTAGAAAAG GTCCCATTTCCTTAACGAAAAACAGTGCTCTGAGTCTCCCCTGCCAAAAGGATGGATTAATTGGAGTGGTCATAAACCCCAATGAAGTGTTTTGTTCGGTTCCGGGGAGACTTTCCCTCCTCAGCTCCACGTCGAAATACAAAGTGACAGTAGCAGAGGTGCAGAGGCGGCTCTCACCCCCCGAGTGTCTCAATGCCTCTTTGCTAGGAGGAGTACTCAGAAG agCCAAATCTAAAAATGGTGGCAGATCATTAAGGGAAAAACTGGATAAAATTGGCTTGAATCTTCCTGCTGGTAGAAGGAAAGCTGCAAATGTGACGCTATTGACATCTTTGGTGGAAG GTGAAGCTGTACATCTTGCTCGTGACTTTGGTTATGTATGCGAGACAGAGTTTCCTTCCAAAGCAGTGGCTGAATATTTAACTCGACCACACATGGGCCGCAATGAAATGGCAAACAGGAAGAATATGCTTCTTGCTGCAAA GCAGATTTGTAAGGAATTCACAGACCTCCTCACTCAGGACAGAACTCCTCTTGGAAACACGAGACCTAGTCCCATCTTGGACCCTGGCATCCAGGGCTGTTTGACTCATTTTAGTCTGATCACACATGGCTTTGGGAGTGCTGCCATCTGCGCTGCCATGACATCCGTCCAGAACTACCTAAATGAAGCATTAAAAATAGCAGACAAAACATACATGAACGCTGGCGACCAGAGCCCTGCAGAAACCAACAAAACCATTGATAAAATGGATAAGCACAGGAAGTAA
- the TFAP2C gene encoding transcription factor AP-2 gamma isoform X1, producing the protein MALLGRIDWQDRHDGSSNGNPRLPHLSAVSQHLYSPAPPLSHSGASDFQPPYFPPPYQPLPYSQSSDPYSHLGDPFSINPLHQPPPPPPSQQQSAWPNRQSQDPAGLAPHGRPGLVPHLSALESGSAGGRRETYRRSELLLPHGHGLDASALADNLGLHDMAHQMEEVQNVEDQHLLMHDQTVIRKGPISLTKNSALSLPCQKDGLIGVVINPNEVFCSVPGRLSLLSSTSKYKVTVAEVQRRLSPPECLNASLLGGVLRRAKSKNGGRSLREKLDKIGLNLPAGRRKAANVTLLTSLVEGEAVHLARDFGYVCETEFPSKAVAEYLTRPHMGRNEMANRKNMLLAAKQICKEFTDLLTQDRTPLGNTRPSPILDPGIQGCLTHFSLITHGFGSAAICAAMTSVQNYLNEALKIADKTYMNAGDQSPAETNKTIDKMDKHRK; encoded by the exons GACCGGCACGATGGGAGCAGCAACGGGAACCCGCGGCTCCCGCACCTCTCGGCGGTCAGCCAGCACCTGTACAGCCCGGCTCCGCCGCTCTCCCACTCGGGCGCCTCCGACTTCCAGCCCCCCTACTTCCCCCCCCCGTACCAGCCGCTGCCTTACTCCCAGTCCAGCGACCCCTACTCCCACCTCGGGGACCCCTTCTCCATCAACCCGCTCcaccagccgccgccgccgccccccagccagcagcagagcgCCTGGCCCAACCGGCAGAGCCAGGACCCGGCCGGCCTCGCCCCCCACGGCCGCCCCGGCCTCGTCCCCCACCTCTCGGCGCTGGAGAGCGGCTCCGCCGGCGGCCGCAGGGAAACGTACCGCCGCTCCgagctcctcctgccccacggcCACGGCCTGGACGCCTCCGCGCTGGCCGATAACCTGGGCCTGCACGACATGGCTCACCAGATGGAGGAGGTGCAG AATGTGGAAGATCAACACTTATTAATGCATGACCAGACGGTCATTAGAAAAG GTCCCATTTCCTTAACGAAAAACAGTGCTCTGAGTCTCCCCTGCCAAAAGGATGGATTAATTGGAGTGGTCATAAACCCCAATGAAGTGTTTTGTTCGGTTCCGGGGAGACTTTCCCTCCTCAGCTCCACGTCGAAATACAAAGTGACAGTAGCAGAGGTGCAGAGGCGGCTCTCACCCCCCGAGTGTCTCAATGCCTCTTTGCTAGGAGGAGTACTCAGAAG agCCAAATCTAAAAATGGTGGCAGATCATTAAGGGAAAAACTGGATAAAATTGGCTTGAATCTTCCTGCTGGTAGAAGGAAAGCTGCAAATGTGACGCTATTGACATCTTTGGTGGAAG GTGAAGCTGTACATCTTGCTCGTGACTTTGGTTATGTATGCGAGACAGAGTTTCCTTCCAAAGCAGTGGCTGAATATTTAACTCGACCACACATGGGCCGCAATGAAATGGCAAACAGGAAGAATATGCTTCTTGCTGCAAA GCAGATTTGTAAGGAATTCACAGACCTCCTCACTCAGGACAGAACTCCTCTTGGAAACACGAGACCTAGTCCCATCTTGGACCCTGGCATCCAGGGCTGTTTGACTCATTTTAGTCTGATCACACATGGCTTTGGGAGTGCTGCCATCTGCGCTGCCATGACATCCGTCCAGAACTACCTAAATGAAGCATTAAAAATAGCAGACAAAACATACATGAACGCTGGCGACCAGAGCCCTGCAGAAACCAACAAAACCATTGATAAAATGGATAAGCACAGGAAGTAA